One window of the Eucalyptus grandis isolate ANBG69807.140 chromosome 8, ASM1654582v1, whole genome shotgun sequence genome contains the following:
- the LOC120287143 gene encoding TMV resistance protein N-like has protein sequence MLEMPIDQAIQLFSRHAFRSDTPPEGCYNFSKEVVSSIGRLPLTLEVVGSRFANTFRSEWDETLEDLKQVPHRRVRKTLMMSIKRLDDIEKAIFLDIACFCIGEDKTYADYMWRSSGYSPRSAIDVLLLMSLIKIDEFNRFWMHDEVRDLGRYIVKEENFEDAGERRWVRIDENTLDMQSCNKEKQAVRALSLDISYELTAEELAYLPMLSDKSSTGEFGCAQPFEEHDHSQLGWMEANQDFSNFQSLSVISISGCLTPRVPNLSRLKRLQELRLHEFPKLEEIPGLGELESLKFLQISECSGIEQLSDLSKLIKLRHLELLYCRKLRAIEGFKELNSLKNVKIIDCMSLESLPNVPTFTKLDMDWRLRREAAKLTIQSTILGKRMRRRNLQNLK, from the exons ATGTTGGAGATGCCTATAGATCAAGCAATTCAACTTTTCAGTAGGCATGCCTTTAGAAGTGATACTCCTCCAGAAGGTTGCTACAATTTCTCGAAAGAAGTCGTTTCAAGCATAGGAAGGCTTCCTTTGACTTTGGAAGTTGTGGGTTCTCGTTTTGCCAATACATTTAGATCAGAGTGGGACGAAACATTGGAGGACTTAAAGCAAGTGCCACATAGGCGCGTAAGAAAAACACTGATGATGAGTATCAAGAGATTGGATGACATAGAAAAAGCCATATTCCTAGACATAGCATGTTTTTGCATAGGGGAGGATAAGACTTATGCGGATTACATGTGGCGTAGTAGTGGATATTCTCCACGCAGCGCAATTGATGTTCTTCTGCTCATGTCATTGATAAAGATCGATGAGTTCAATAGGTTCTGGATGCATGATGAAGTTCGAGATCTAGGAAGGTACATTGTCAAGGAAGAGAATTTTGAAGATGCCGGAGAGCGCCGTTGGGTGCGGATTGATGAGAATACTCTAGACATGCAAAGCTGCAACAAG GAAAAACAAGCTGTACGAGCACTCAGTTTGGATATTAGTTATGAGTTAACAGCCGAAGAATTAGCCTATTTGCCAATGCTGAG CGACAAATCTTCAACTGGTGAATTTGGTTGTGCTCAACCTTTCGAGGAGCATGATCACTCacaattggggtggatggagGCAAATCAAG ATTTTTCCAACTTCCAGAGCTTGTCAGTTATCTCTATCAGCGGTTGTTTAACGCCACGTGTGCCCAATCTATCGCGCTTGAAGAGGTTACAAGAGTTACGACTTCATGAGTTCCCCAAACTAGAGGAGATTCCAGGTTTGGGGGAATTGGAATCACTGAAGTTTCTACAAATTAGCGAGTGCAGTGGGATTGAACAATTGTCTGACCTGTCAAAGTTGATAAAGCTAAGGCATCTTGAGCTATTATATTGTAGAAAGTTGAGAGCTATCGAAGGTTTTAAAGAATTGAATTCTCTAAAGAATGTGAAGATTATAGATTGCATGTCCTTAGAAAGCTTGCCCAATGTGCCGACATTCACCAAGTTGGACATGGACTGGAGGTTGCGTCGAGAAGCTGCAAAACTCACCATTCAGTCTACTATATTGGGGAAGCGAATGCGACGTCGGAACTTGCAAAACTTGAAGTAG